The Bacillota bacterium genome contains the following window.
CCGATGACTGCACCGCAATAGGTCAGCGCCTCCCGCGAATCGTCGATGCCTGCGTAGCGCGGGTTCACCGCTTTTCTCCACACCTCGCGCAGGTGATGCCGCGCCCCCCAGATGGCAAAGGCGAAAATGGCAAACCACGCGCCGTAGGACTGCTCGTTAAAGAAGGGGAATGTGTAGGGACGACCTTGCTCTACACCTGCCGCCGTCGCCACAACACGCAGCGCCATCTTCAGCAAAAAGAAGAACCAGATGGAGAAGGAAAGGTCTACCGGCAAGAAGTAGCCCAGCGCAATGATAAATGGATACAGCGGCAGCGGAAACCATCCCACACCGTTCCATGGAGGCGAGGTGAAGTATTGCTGCAGGTTGCGCGAGGGGTGGTCATGTCGGACGATGATTTCGGGTATTGCGGGAAACAGCACATGCAGCCCGTTCAACACGTCCAGCCCACCGCCGAGCAAGGCACCGAGTATCAGCGGTTTCTGCAGGAAGAAGCTCATGTTGCCGCCGTTCGCCACCATCGCCATCGGCAACTGCACGATGGGGTAGCTGAGCTTCTCGTTCTCCATCCACTGCCTTCGCAGGATGACGTTCATACAGACCATGACCAGCCCCATCACGCCAATGAATACACTCCAGATGAGCACCGGTCGGAGCCAAACGAAGATGCGTCCCCCGATGTACAGCGAACTGTGCCCTTCATAGTAAGGACGCAGGAACTCCTTGTCCTGTACCGTGAGCCATTTCGGAAAGTAGTGATTAAACAGTTGGTCCCACCCATTTGTCTCGTTTGCTCCCCAAAAGGGCATCGACAGCGCGGGGATGCCCAGCTGCAGGGTGTCGTGCCCTGCCAGCGCGGAGGCGATGGTAATCATCACATAAATGACGATGAGCTCTCCCTGCGTGAAAGCATAGCGGGCAAAGTAGCGCTTTAGCACGAGAACGTTGAGAAGAATCAGTATCATCAGGCAAAAGACCGTGTTCCAGAAAAGAGACATCGCGGTCGCGTGGTTCCGATGCCAGATGCCTTCCACCTGGATAATCCAGTAGGTATTGACCGGGATAAGCAGAGTACCTATCAACACGGAGCGCAAGGTGACCCCTCGCTCGCGTGCAGCCTCCTCCACACCCTCCCGTTGCTGAACGCCCGCGACGGCAACAGAAGGCGCCTGAACCGCAAAGCGTGTCTTCCCAACCGCTCGCATAGAGCAAATCCCCTCAAAAAACTCGCTGCCATTATTTTAGGATGTCCGCCCAAATGTTGCAAGTACTAAAGGTATGCCATATCGGATAAAATACGTTCGTTGACACTAGAGGACAACAAGACATTGGGCAAGAATTAGAGGAGCAGCACGCAGTCGCAGGAAGGAGTCAGGAGTATGGCACTGGATGAATCGCGAACCACTGCCCATCGCACCGGAAGGGACATCGTCCGGCAGGTTGTGTTGTGGATAGTGTCGTTAGCCATCGCGTTCGGTGTGATAGGGCTTTTTTACCGGGCATACTTCACTGGTCCGTCCGATGAAGCGATGGACTACGGCCAGATTGCATACAACCTCTCGAAGGGACGAGGGTTCGTCACCAATAACATTGTCCCGCTGGGATTGTACTACTGGAAGGATGTGCGCGAGGCGTACGACCTTGAACACGGTCCGCTGTACCCGATGTTTCTGGCGTTGCTGCTATACCGGGGCACGCAGGACAGTAAGCTCGCGCTGGGATCGATAATATGGTTTGTCCTCAGTCTGGTGCTGGTGTATTTTGTGGGGAAGCGCCTGTTCAGCCCGTCAGTGGGATACTGGGCGGCGGCGATACTGCTATTGACCGATGCCGCCCTGTCGACGCTTGCGATTTCCGGCGGGCCTGCGGCGATGGCAGGGTTTCTGCTGCTGGCAGCGTGCTACTTGCTTTACCGCCCCAGTGAGGTGACTGTGGAACCCGCCACCGGCGAGACGGAGGAAGTGTGGCAGGAGCGCGTACCACGTCGCAGTTTCTGGGCAGGGTTGGTGGCTGGCATGGCTTACCTGACGCAAATCTCGCTGTGGGTGCTGCTTATTCCCGCAAGCATCTACCTGGCTCTCACCAATCCCGAACGCCGCGGCAAGCACGTGGCGCTTTTCCTGCTGGGATTTGCGCTGATTAGCCTGCCATACTGGATACGCAATACCCGGCTCTTCGGTAATCCGTTCTTCAACCTGCGCGTGTACGAAATCGGTATGGCAACCAAACCTTACCCTGGCTACTCACTCTACCGGAAGTACGAGGAAAACTCCCGTCCTCCCAGCCCGGTCTCCATGTTCCGCGAGCATACGCAGCAGGTTCTGGGCAAGTGGTCGCGCAACCTGCGCAACGGCGTCTACTCGCTCATGACGTTCCCGCACCCGGTGGTGATGGCTCTGGCGTTTGCCGGGCTGTTCATCCCGATGCGTTTGCGCGCGCTCGCGATGTGGCGAAACATGATATGGTGGACGGCGGTACTGTTGCTGCTGGGCAGTTCTTTTGGCGTGCCGGGGAGTAATGCGCTGGCGATGCACTGTTTCACGGCGACTTTTGTGCTGCTGGCTGTGGGGAGTCTGCGGGATTTGTTAGAGACGCTGCTGGGCGAGGACGCGCAGCGCGCATGGCGCGTGGCATTGACCGGTGTGGTGCTGGTTGCCATGCTGCCGCTGGCGTTTGCCCTCATCTTTCGCGAACCCAAACCGCCGCGCGATGAACTGGTTGCTTTCACTGTGCTATCGCAACGTCTGGACCGCATTACCAGCGAGTTGAAGCAACGCAATCCCAATGCGAAGCTGGAGATGCCTCTCGTAGGCCTTTGCGATGTTCCGTGGCGAGCGGCATGGTATACGCACCACATCTGGGCGTGGCTGCCGGAGACGCCGCTGGTGGAGGTGCCAGTGCAAATTGGGCAAGGGGACAACCGGTATACGGTGAACCAGCAGCTACCAAACATGCAAGCTGTGAGTGACGTCTTGCGGAAAGTGGAGCCCTTTTTCGTCATCATCACACCAGCGGTCGGCGGTCCTCCGGATGGCGAACGCTTGCAGGGCTGGGCGGCGCACTACGAAACGGCGCGCCAATTCGTGTTCCAGTCTTACTTCGCGCGCAACCAGCAGGAAATGCAAAGGCTGGCACAGGCATGGAAGCAGCGTCGACGCGCCCCGTATGACCCGGTAGCCGGAGGGGCTTACCCGATGCCGCTAGCGACACCTGCACGGACGGTGACCGGTCTCGAGCCGCCGCGCTGGATACTGTTCCTCTTATCGCCCTAGCCGAAAAAGCGGGGGACGGGCAACGCCCGTCCCCTCGTTGCAGAGCAGTCTCTAGGTTTAGTACGAGGGTGCTCCAGATGCGGACTTCTCTTCTTCCTTCTTCTCCGCGACCAGCGCCTCGGTGGTGAGCAACATGCCCGCGATAGAGGCGGCGTTCTGCAACGCGGAGCGAGTAACCTTCGCCGGGTCGACGATGCCCGCCTTGATCATATCCACAAACTCGCCCTTCGCCGCGTCATAGCCATGCCCCTTCGGCAGGGTCTTAACCTTCTCCACGATGACCGAGCCTTCCGCACCGGCGTTCGAGGCGATCAGGCGAGTTGGCTCCTCCAGCGCACGCTTCACGATGTTAATGCCGGCGAGCTCGTCACCCTCTGCCTGCAGCGCTTCCACCGCGGGGATGGCGTTCAGCAGGGTAACGCCGCCGCCGGGCACGATGCCCTCTTCCACC
Protein-coding sequences here:
- a CDS encoding glycosyltransferase family 39 protein — its product is MALDESRTTAHRTGRDIVRQVVLWIVSLAIAFGVIGLFYRAYFTGPSDEAMDYGQIAYNLSKGRGFVTNNIVPLGLYYWKDVREAYDLEHGPLYPMFLALLLYRGTQDSKLALGSIIWFVLSLVLVYFVGKRLFSPSVGYWAAAILLLTDAALSTLAISGGPAAMAGFLLLAACYLLYRPSEVTVEPATGETEEVWQERVPRRSFWAGLVAGMAYLTQISLWVLLIPASIYLALTNPERRGKHVALFLLGFALISLPYWIRNTRLFGNPFFNLRVYEIGMATKPYPGYSLYRKYEENSRPPSPVSMFREHTQQVLGKWSRNLRNGVYSLMTFPHPVVMALAFAGLFIPMRLRALAMWRNMIWWTAVLLLLGSSFGVPGSNALAMHCFTATFVLLAVGSLRDLLETLLGEDAQRAWRVALTGVVLVAMLPLAFALIFREPKPPRDELVAFTVLSQRLDRITSELKQRNPNAKLEMPLVGLCDVPWRAAWYTHHIWAWLPETPLVEVPVQIGQGDNRYTVNQQLPNMQAVSDVLRKVEPFFVIITPAVGGPPDGERLQGWAAHYETARQFVFQSYFARNQQEMQRLAQAWKQRRRAPYDPVAGGAYPMPLATPARTVTGLEPPRWILFLLSP